Proteins encoded within one genomic window of Candidatus Thiodiazotropha endoloripes:
- the ffh gene encoding signal recognition particle protein, translating into MFDNLTQRLGKVLTNLRGQGRLTEENIKETMREVRMALLEADVALPVVREFVDRVKQKAMGEEVMKSLTPGQTLIKIVNDELVQVMGEANESLDLTAQPPAVILMAGLQGSGKTTSVAKLSRWLQQQGKKKVSVVSCDVYRPAAIDQLQTLSKEVEANFIPSQGDEKPVKIAKRAMETAKRDFAEVLIVDTAGRLHVDGEMMEEIKQLHQVLDPVETLFVVDSMTGQDAANTAKAFNDALPLTGVILTKADGDARGGAALSIRQITGKPIKFIGVGEKTDALEPFHPDRIASRILGMGDVLTLVEEVSRKVDQDKAAKLAKKLQKGKGFDLEDFKEQMLQMSKMGGMSGLLDKLPGMGELPDHVKNQVDDKQVGRLIAIINSMTPHERAFPAVIKGSRKRRIAAGSGTQVQDVNKLLKQFTQMQKMMKKMKGGGMKKMMRGLGGRFPGGGMPGGGMPGGGGGFPF; encoded by the coding sequence ATGTTTGACAATCTGACACAAAGACTGGGCAAGGTTCTGACCAATTTACGGGGCCAGGGCCGCCTGACGGAAGAGAATATCAAAGAGACCATGCGTGAGGTGCGCATGGCTCTGCTCGAGGCGGATGTGGCGCTGCCGGTGGTGCGGGAGTTTGTCGATCGGGTGAAGCAGAAGGCGATGGGCGAAGAGGTGATGAAGAGCCTCACCCCAGGCCAGACCCTGATTAAAATCGTCAACGATGAACTGGTTCAGGTGATGGGTGAGGCCAACGAGTCTCTCGATCTGACCGCCCAGCCGCCAGCAGTGATCCTGATGGCTGGTCTGCAGGGTTCCGGTAAGACCACCAGTGTCGCCAAACTCTCACGCTGGTTGCAGCAGCAGGGTAAAAAGAAGGTCAGTGTGGTCAGTTGTGACGTCTATCGTCCCGCTGCGATCGACCAGTTGCAGACGCTATCCAAAGAGGTGGAAGCCAATTTCATCCCCAGTCAGGGGGATGAGAAGCCGGTTAAAATCGCCAAGCGGGCGATGGAGACGGCGAAGCGGGATTTTGCCGAGGTGCTGATCGTCGATACCGCCGGTCGTCTGCATGTGGATGGGGAGATGATGGAGGAGATCAAACAGCTCCATCAGGTTCTCGACCCGGTCGAGACCCTGTTCGTGGTCGACAGCATGACCGGTCAGGATGCGGCCAATACCGCCAAGGCATTCAACGATGCACTTCCCCTCACTGGTGTGATTCTCACCAAGGCGGACGGTGATGCCCGGGGCGGTGCCGCTCTGTCGATACGTCAAATCACCGGCAAACCGATCAAGTTCATCGGTGTCGGGGAAAAGACCGATGCTCTGGAGCCCTTCCATCCGGATCGTATCGCCTCGCGGATTCTCGGTATGGGCGATGTGTTGACCCTGGTGGAGGAGGTCAGCCGCAAGGTCGACCAGGATAAGGCCGCCAAGCTGGCGAAAAAACTGCAGAAAGGCAAAGGTTTCGATCTGGAGGACTTCAAGGAGCAGATGCTGCAGATGTCTAAAATGGGTGGCATGAGTGGTCTGCTCGATAAGCTGCCCGGAATGGGCGAGCTGCCGGATCATGTGAAAAATCAGGTGGATGACAAGCAGGTGGGACGACTGATCGCGATCATCAACTCGATGACCCCCCATGAGCGCGCCTTTCCCGCGGTGATCAAGGGTTCAAGAAAACGGCGCATCGCCGCCGGATCCGGTACCCAGGTGCAGGATGTGAACAAGCTGCTGAAACAGTTCACCCAGATGCAGAAGATGATGAAGAAGATGAAGGGTGGCGGCATGAAGAAGATGATGCGCGGGCTGGGCGGCCGATTCCCCGGGGGCGGTATGCCTGGCGGCGGCATGCCCGGTGGTGGCGGTGGATTTCCCTTCTGA
- the rpsP gene encoding 30S ribosomal protein S16 has protein sequence MVTIRLSRTGAKKRPFYHIVVTDSRNARDGRYIERLGFFNPGAVGGEEELRVEQDRIDHWVSKGAQPSERVASLLKQAAKQQAA, from the coding sequence ATGGTAACCATACGCCTATCTCGAACTGGTGCTAAGAAGCGTCCGTTCTACCACATTGTTGTCACTGACAGCCGCAATGCCCGCGATGGCCGCTACATCGAGCGCCTGGGCTTCTTCAATCCCGGTGCTGTCGGTGGTGAAGAGGAGCTTCGTGTCGAACAGGATCGTATTGATCATTGGGTCTCCAAGGGTGCACAGCCCAGCGAGCGCGTTGCAAGCCTGCTGAAACAGGCTGCCAAGCAGCAGGCTGCCTGA
- a CDS encoding ATP-grasp domain-containing protein: MTSRILLVDTNRAAVPIYRALRERGHEVWVVGNRPDETLAKLASNYKRLDYSDIKALAAFVDKHSFDYLIPGCTDLSYRACAEINRGRYPNIDPLSTTETINNKSAFRELAGNVGLPIPRSLTLAQITEVEAVIVKPVDSFSGRGISVVYDATPDKLIEAQTEAAKASGSGETVIEEFIEGQLYSHSAYLHAGKIVADFIVREDCTINPFTVDTSRVADDFPDQSLTSIRDDIGRFAAAMSLTEGLIHTQFIYRNDDYWIIEATRRCPGDIYALLIELATGYPYAANYAASFLGEAPQAYDKDRLQSLITRHTVTSKHGSSLWGYQFTEPVDIRLFVPLATSGDYIEPSPYGRAGVFFFGSSSSKEQHRLYQSILEAKLYTLD; the protein is encoded by the coding sequence ATGACTAGCCGAATCCTACTGGTGGACACCAATCGCGCTGCTGTGCCGATCTATCGTGCGCTGCGGGAGAGGGGCCATGAGGTATGGGTAGTGGGAAACAGACCCGATGAGACACTGGCCAAGCTGGCGTCAAACTATAAAAGGTTGGATTATTCCGATATCAAAGCACTAGCCGCGTTTGTCGACAAACACAGCTTTGACTATCTGATACCCGGCTGCACCGACCTCTCCTACCGGGCCTGCGCTGAGATCAATCGGGGGCGCTATCCCAATATCGATCCCCTCTCCACCACCGAGACCATCAACAATAAGAGCGCCTTCCGTGAACTCGCCGGAAATGTGGGGCTACCCATCCCACGCAGTTTGACATTGGCCCAGATAACTGAAGTTGAGGCGGTCATCGTCAAGCCGGTCGACTCGTTCAGTGGGCGGGGTATCAGTGTGGTATATGATGCAACACCTGACAAGCTTATAGAAGCACAAACAGAAGCAGCCAAGGCCTCCGGCAGCGGCGAGACAGTTATCGAAGAGTTTATTGAAGGACAGCTCTACAGCCACTCCGCCTATCTCCATGCAGGTAAGATTGTGGCGGACTTTATCGTTAGAGAGGATTGCACCATCAACCCATTCACCGTAGACACGAGCCGGGTGGCGGATGACTTCCCAGATCAGTCACTCACCTCGATCAGGGATGACATTGGCCGCTTCGCCGCCGCCATGAGCCTGACTGAGGGTTTGATCCATACCCAGTTCATCTATCGCAACGATGACTATTGGATAATCGAGGCGACCCGACGCTGCCCCGGCGACATTTATGCTCTGCTGATCGAACTGGCGACAGGTTATCCCTATGCCGCAAACTATGCCGCCAGCTTCCTTGGTGAAGCCCCCCAAGCCTATGATAAAGACCGACTACAGTCGCTGATCACCCGCCATACCGTAACCTCCAAGCATGGCAGTTCCCTCTGGGGCTACCAATTTACAGAGCCTGTGGATATTCGTTTGTTTGTCCCCCTTGCCACATCAGGGGACTATATTGAACCAAGCCCCTACGGCAGAGCCGGTGTGTTTTTCTTTGGTTCATCATCCAGCAAGGAGCAACATAGACTCTATCAGAGTATTCTTGAAGCTAAGCTCTATACACTTGACTGA
- a CDS encoding tetratricopeptide repeat protein, whose protein sequence is MPNNLSTAIKKLNQGKLAEAGKLFSRVIKKDPTNGQAQYLLGQCLLRQNRNQEAALHLQQAISMGNPEPCLYYLCGMALEKSGQFQEAEKSYEIAERLGCSENLMYYMIGSFNANITQNFAKAEVYFGKTITNDPNAYVAYVALSKLYNDQGRYEDALQALDYCLTHGYETVEVYVNLGHALSHQGRQEEALACCKKSVELAPDHAVAQQNYLAQLLFSLDNEAEIYPEIAELTKPLNARVRKKYAGEMNCQLDRKLTLGFVSADLIQHAIVHYFLPVLKHLNKDRFTIILYSNKIIQDQTSNALENLCDVWVNCSQMDDKHFQDKIRTDQVDILIDLSNNTAGNRLTAFLNRPAPMQVSMMGLQMSTGLNCMDYALRDKQTAEKCQLDQYSSEKILPVENSAFFDPLMELPPVAPPPCISNGYITFGSFNGLRKIDKSVMEVWAKLLNAVPGSRIRLMTDDYENKYMRDYLHEIFSQFQVDQNRLQLQPRLSLGEFLTSHNEVDIALDPYPYHGESTTYYSLLMGLPLVTRAGNSCASNVSNRILAAINREQWVANDFDEYIEIALSLAKDVDGLIANRNSLRTDIENSSLMNFKLVTENIESALLRGWQTLCDERKRES, encoded by the coding sequence ATGCCAAACAACCTATCCACAGCAATAAAAAAACTCAATCAGGGTAAACTGGCAGAGGCGGGCAAGCTATTCTCCAGGGTGATTAAAAAAGACCCGACCAATGGCCAGGCACAATATCTTCTGGGCCAATGTCTGTTACGACAAAATCGCAATCAGGAGGCGGCACTCCATCTGCAACAAGCCATATCGATGGGCAACCCGGAACCTTGCCTCTACTATCTGTGTGGCATGGCCTTAGAGAAATCGGGTCAATTCCAGGAAGCGGAAAAATCCTACGAAATTGCAGAGCGTCTGGGATGCAGCGAAAATTTGATGTACTACATGATTGGCAGTTTCAATGCCAACATCACACAAAATTTCGCTAAAGCGGAAGTCTATTTTGGTAAAACCATCACCAACGACCCCAATGCCTATGTCGCCTATGTAGCGCTGAGCAAACTCTATAACGATCAGGGCCGCTACGAGGATGCGCTGCAAGCACTGGATTACTGCCTGACCCATGGTTATGAAACCGTGGAGGTCTATGTGAACCTGGGCCATGCCCTATCACACCAGGGACGCCAGGAAGAGGCCCTGGCCTGTTGTAAAAAATCTGTTGAACTGGCCCCTGATCATGCGGTCGCACAACAGAACTATCTGGCGCAACTGTTGTTCTCCCTGGATAATGAAGCTGAGATCTATCCGGAAATAGCCGAATTAACCAAGCCGCTAAATGCCCGTGTACGGAAAAAATATGCTGGAGAGATGAACTGTCAGCTCGACAGAAAGCTCACCCTTGGCTTCGTCTCAGCCGATTTAATTCAACATGCCATTGTCCACTACTTCCTGCCGGTGTTGAAACATCTGAACAAAGATAGATTCACCATCATTCTCTATTCCAACAAAATCATTCAGGACCAGACCAGCAATGCGCTGGAAAACCTCTGCGATGTCTGGGTCAACTGCAGTCAGATGGATGACAAACATTTTCAAGACAAAATACGCACTGACCAAGTGGACATCCTGATCGACCTATCCAACAATACCGCCGGCAATCGCTTGACCGCCTTCCTCAACAGGCCAGCACCGATGCAGGTTTCCATGATGGGATTGCAAATGTCCACCGGTCTGAATTGTATGGATTACGCCTTGAGAGACAAACAGACCGCAGAAAAATGTCAGCTCGATCAATATTCATCCGAGAAGATTCTGCCGGTTGAAAACAGCGCCTTCTTTGATCCGTTGATGGAACTACCTCCTGTCGCTCCGCCCCCCTGCATCAGTAATGGATACATTACCTTTGGCTCATTCAACGGTCTGCGCAAGATCGACAAAAGCGTCATGGAAGTCTGGGCTAAATTGTTAAATGCAGTTCCCGGATCAAGGATACGATTGATGACGGATGACTATGAAAATAAATACATGCGGGACTATTTACATGAGATTTTCTCCCAGTTCCAGGTTGATCAAAACCGCTTACAACTACAACCCAGGCTCTCATTAGGGGAGTTTCTCACCTCACATAACGAAGTGGATATTGCACTGGATCCTTACCCCTATCATGGGGAGAGTACCACCTATTACTCGCTACTGATGGGTCTGCCGCTGGTCACTCGTGCCGGCAACTCCTGCGCTTCCAATGTCTCAAACAGAATCCTCGCTGCCATCAACAGAGAACAGTGGGTTGCCAATGATTTTGATGAATATATCGAAATCGCCCTGTCACTCGCCAAGGATGTGGATGGACTCATCGCCAATCGCAATTCCCTGCGAACCGATATAGAAAACTCATCGTTGATGAATTTCAAACTGGTCACCGAAAACATCGAATCTGCCCTGCTCAGAGGATGGCAGACACTATGCGATGAACGAAAGCGGGAGAGTTGA
- a CDS encoding Gfo/Idh/MocA family protein, giving the protein MTASPLALAFIGGALDSAVGYTHYAACRMDGRWQLVAGAFSTDDTINRETAKAYGVTPERTYSHWSEMISKEKGQLDAVVILTPTPSHQPIVTECLAQGVAVICEKALATSSAEIEEILTTRNQHNGFLAITYNYSGYPMLRELRSLIRSGELGRILHFQAEMPQEGFRRVDSQGEKPVPQDWRLHDGEIPTIYLDLAVHLHQLIHYLTGQHPLQVVADQAKCGWFDVIDNVSCLCRYSAQIMGQLWFSKSALGHRNGLKIRIYGSDASAEWLQANPEELHISHADGRRQILDRGETTEIAGASRYTRFKAGHPAGFVEAFANLYQDIAAGLIAYQASSQWHSDEVYSGELALEGTNMFAAMIRSFKQRKWVNVQATTNTDSSQD; this is encoded by the coding sequence ATGACAGCCAGCCCCCTTGCCTTAGCATTCATTGGTGGCGCTTTGGACTCTGCAGTGGGTTATACCCACTATGCCGCATGCCGCATGGACGGTCGTTGGCAACTGGTGGCTGGTGCTTTCAGTACAGATGACACCATCAACCGGGAGACAGCCAAAGCCTATGGGGTCACCCCTGAACGTACCTACAGCCACTGGTCTGAGATGATCAGTAAAGAGAAAGGACAACTGGATGCTGTGGTAATTCTCACCCCAACACCTTCACACCAGCCCATCGTCACGGAATGTCTGGCTCAGGGTGTTGCGGTTATCTGCGAAAAGGCCCTCGCCACCAGCAGCGCTGAGATAGAGGAGATACTGACAACCCGCAATCAGCACAACGGCTTTCTCGCAATCACTTACAACTACTCCGGCTATCCCATGCTGCGTGAATTACGCTCCCTGATCCGCAGTGGTGAACTCGGCAGGATCCTCCACTTTCAGGCCGAGATGCCGCAGGAGGGGTTTCGCAGAGTAGACAGCCAGGGTGAGAAACCTGTGCCTCAGGATTGGCGGCTGCATGATGGAGAGATCCCCACCATCTACCTGGATCTGGCGGTTCACCTGCATCAGTTGATCCACTACCTGACAGGGCAGCATCCGTTGCAGGTGGTTGCGGATCAGGCCAAATGCGGCTGGTTCGATGTCATCGACAATGTCTCCTGCCTGTGCCGATATTCTGCGCAGATCATGGGACAGTTATGGTTCAGCAAATCGGCCCTGGGCCATAGGAACGGATTGAAAATACGCATCTACGGCAGTGACGCCTCAGCAGAGTGGCTGCAGGCTAATCCTGAAGAGTTGCACATCTCACATGCCGATGGACGGCGGCAGATCCTGGATCGGGGTGAGACAACCGAGATTGCCGGCGCGTCTCGTTATACCCGCTTTAAGGCGGGACACCCGGCAGGGTTTGTCGAAGCCTTTGCCAATCTCTACCAGGATATCGCTGCAGGACTGATAGCCTACCAAGCGTCATCACAATGGCACTCCGATGAGGTCTACAGCGGAGAACTTGCACTGGAAGGGACCAATATGTTCGCCGCCATGATTCGGTCCTTCAAACAACGGAAGTGGGTCAATGTTCAAGCCACAACGAATACCGACAGCAGTCAGGATTAG
- a CDS encoding cytochrome C assembly family protein, which translates to MTATLAIIAYLATGTVIALRLFNGRIGSGLPRSLALGLGFLGILLHAIPHYQNLMATSGFNMGIFNAMSLIAWTITLLLLISSLTKPVENLGIFIMPIAAIAIFLENRYQTVHFLSGQLSSGLTIHILVSMLAYSLFTLASVQAVLLAIQDHHLRQRHPGGFIRALPPLQTMESLLFEMIAVGFVLLSLALLSGFAFLENMFQQQLAHKTILSIIAWLVFGTLLWGRYRFGWRGQKALIWTLSGFVVLMLAYFGTKVVLELILG; encoded by the coding sequence TTGACCGCGACACTCGCCATTATCGCCTACCTGGCAACCGGAACTGTCATTGCACTGCGCCTGTTCAACGGCCGCATCGGTTCAGGTTTACCCAGGTCACTGGCCCTTGGTCTGGGCTTTCTCGGCATCCTGCTGCACGCAATCCCCCACTACCAGAATCTGATGGCCACATCGGGATTCAACATGGGCATTTTCAATGCCATGTCGTTGATTGCCTGGACCATCACCCTCCTGCTGCTGATCTCAAGTCTGACCAAGCCGGTTGAAAATCTGGGTATTTTCATCATGCCGATTGCCGCCATTGCGATCTTTCTGGAGAACCGCTATCAGACGGTCCATTTTCTCAGCGGTCAGCTCTCTTCCGGACTGACCATACACATCCTGGTCTCGATGCTGGCCTACAGTCTGTTTACCCTGGCGAGTGTACAGGCGGTGCTGTTGGCGATTCAGGATCACCACTTACGCCAGCGCCACCCGGGGGGTTTCATTCGCGCACTGCCGCCACTGCAGACCATGGAGAGCCTGCTGTTCGAAATGATTGCGGTGGGCTTTGTGTTGCTCAGTCTGGCCCTGCTCTCAGGTTTCGCATTTCTGGAAAACATGTTCCAGCAACAATTGGCACATAAAACCATCCTGTCGATTATCGCCTGGCTGGTGTTCGGAACCCTGTTATGGGGACGATACCGGTTTGGCTGGCGCGGCCAGAAGGCACTGATCTGGACTCTCAGTGGTTTCGTGGTACTGATGCTGGCCTATTTCGGCACCAAAGTGGTACTGGAGCTGATCCTGGGCTGA
- a CDS encoding DegT/DnrJ/EryC1/StrS family aminotransferase, translating to MSNTYVTQPSLPPLDEFVQLLQQIWSSKRLTNNGPFHEQFENALAEYLDVPFVSLFCNGMMALQVGLQSLKITGEVITTPYTFPATTHAIYWNHCTPVFCDIDPLTCNIDPEKIESLISPKTTCILPVHVYGMPCRIESIKHIADTYGLKVIYDAAHAFGTKLNGTSLCSFGDLSILSFHATKVFNTFEGGALVIHDEKLKRRVDYLKNFGFANETTVVAPGSNGKMNEMQSALGLLQLKHVDESIRQRVQLAELYRQLLNNIPGITLLDPIEHLTPNGAYCPIFVEQQSYGKSRDQLYQILQHESIYGRRYFYPLISQLPAYRGLPSAAPDRLQIAVTAAKQVICLPLYADLTAETVERIAQIVRDNAVPG from the coding sequence ATGAGTAACACCTACGTCACCCAGCCTTCTCTACCACCACTCGATGAATTTGTTCAACTGCTGCAACAGATCTGGTCGAGCAAAAGGCTGACCAACAATGGCCCCTTTCATGAACAGTTTGAAAACGCACTGGCTGAGTACCTGGACGTCCCTTTTGTTTCCCTTTTCTGCAATGGCATGATGGCCCTGCAAGTTGGCCTGCAGTCACTAAAAATCACCGGTGAGGTGATCACCACTCCCTACACCTTTCCGGCCACGACCCATGCCATCTACTGGAATCACTGTACCCCGGTCTTTTGTGATATCGACCCACTTACATGCAACATAGATCCTGAGAAAATAGAATCTCTTATTTCCCCCAAGACCACCTGCATCCTGCCAGTGCATGTCTACGGTATGCCATGCCGCATAGAGAGCATTAAGCATATTGCCGACACCTATGGTTTGAAAGTGATCTATGATGCCGCCCATGCCTTCGGCACCAAACTTAATGGCACTTCGCTGTGTAGTTTCGGTGATCTATCCATCCTCAGCTTCCATGCCACCAAGGTGTTCAACACCTTTGAAGGCGGGGCACTGGTAATCCATGACGAAAAACTGAAACGACGGGTCGACTACCTGAAAAATTTTGGTTTTGCCAACGAAACCACCGTGGTGGCACCAGGAAGTAACGGTAAGATGAATGAGATGCAATCCGCTCTGGGTCTACTGCAGTTGAAACATGTTGATGAGAGCATCAGACAACGGGTACAACTGGCCGAACTCTACAGGCAGCTTCTCAACAACATCCCCGGCATAACACTGCTCGATCCTATCGAACACCTGACTCCCAACGGAGCCTACTGCCCTATTTTTGTCGAGCAGCAATCCTATGGTAAAAGTCGGGATCAGCTCTATCAGATCCTGCAGCATGAGTCGATTTACGGACGCCGATATTTCTATCCGTTAATCAGTCAGCTGCCAGCCTATCGGGGACTGCCCTCCGCCGCTCCGGATCGTCTACAAATTGCAGTTACCGCTGCCAAACAGGTGATCTGCCTGCCCCTCTATGCCGACCTCACAGCGGAGACTGTTGAACGAATCGCCCAGATTGTACGAGACAATGCCGTGCCAGGGTGA
- the rimM gene encoding ribosome maturation factor RimM (Essential for efficient processing of 16S rRNA), whose protein sequence is MSDREMIIMGRVSGLFGVRGWVKIYSYTAPKEGILGYKQWYLKRQGRWQEIKVIAGHPQGKGIVAQLAGYDDRDRAAELIESDIAVGRDQLPRLPAGEYYWTDLEGLRVETLEGVDLGRVSHLFETGANDVLVVKGDRERLIPYTMGEAVQRIDLEDGLMVVDWDPEF, encoded by the coding sequence ATGTCAGATAGAGAGATGATCATAATGGGCCGGGTTTCTGGCCTGTTTGGTGTCAGGGGGTGGGTAAAGATCTACTCCTACACCGCACCGAAGGAAGGGATCCTAGGTTACAAGCAGTGGTACCTGAAACGCCAGGGTCGCTGGCAGGAGATCAAGGTTATCGCTGGACACCCCCAGGGCAAGGGGATTGTCGCCCAGCTTGCAGGTTACGACGATCGTGACCGGGCTGCGGAGCTTATCGAGAGTGACATTGCCGTCGGCAGGGATCAACTGCCGCGATTGCCCGCCGGTGAATACTACTGGACCGATCTGGAAGGATTGCGGGTAGAGACCCTGGAAGGGGTCGACCTGGGGCGGGTCTCCCACCTGTTCGAGACCGGTGCCAACGATGTGCTGGTGGTGAAAGGTGATCGGGAGCGATTGATTCCTTATACCATGGGAGAAGCGGTGCAACGCATCGACCTGGAGGACGGGTTGATGGTGGTTGACTGGGATCCGGAATTCTAA
- a CDS encoding FkbM family methyltransferase: MSTVEVILQSCLSKPAGNSLLVEQYVSDTASGRRYLLGRNEHAAEIMQMIEVDGIIDDFATNGTTWNNKPVLTTEQLPDQSMVVNCAMCIAPVSAARRLQKHGAIEILSLAELCSHLPQRFKLPWFVSQTRDEIRNHLSAWNSLSTALVDKQSQQTLNDLLHFRLSGDYHYMSGYSVRPEEQYFEPFIEPSAAHVFVDGGGYDGDTTEQFCHRYPGYRQVYLFEPTPTNLANARRRLKHQRNITFIAQGLSDQQGSLPFDTEAGSASAVDPQSSQQIQVTTLDQAVSEPISFIKMDLEGWELQALQGARIHIQDDRPSLAIAVYHQAADFRRIFDYVTGLYPDYQVYLRHYTEGWSETIMYFIPANIKQN, from the coding sequence ATGTCAACCGTTGAGGTGATACTGCAATCCTGCCTTTCAAAACCTGCCGGAAACAGTCTACTGGTGGAGCAGTACGTCTCTGATACCGCCAGCGGTCGTCGTTATCTGTTGGGCAGAAATGAACATGCCGCCGAGATCATGCAGATGATAGAGGTCGATGGCATCATTGATGACTTCGCAACCAACGGAACCACCTGGAACAACAAGCCGGTGTTAACCACTGAGCAACTGCCAGACCAGTCCATGGTGGTCAATTGCGCCATGTGCATCGCACCGGTTTCTGCTGCCCGTCGACTGCAAAAACATGGCGCGATTGAAATCCTATCCCTGGCCGAACTATGCAGCCATCTGCCGCAGCGCTTCAAGTTACCCTGGTTTGTCAGTCAAACCCGTGACGAGATTCGTAACCATCTCTCTGCCTGGAACAGTTTGTCAACGGCATTGGTAGACAAGCAATCACAACAGACACTGAATGACCTGCTTCATTTTCGCCTGAGCGGTGACTATCACTACATGAGTGGCTACTCTGTTCGACCGGAAGAGCAGTATTTCGAGCCTTTTATCGAACCATCAGCAGCCCATGTGTTTGTGGATGGGGGTGGTTATGATGGTGACACAACAGAGCAGTTCTGCCATCGATATCCTGGTTACAGACAGGTCTATCTGTTTGAGCCAACTCCAACCAATCTGGCCAATGCTCGTCGTCGCCTAAAGCATCAACGTAATATCACGTTTATCGCCCAGGGGCTCTCAGATCAGCAGGGAAGTCTACCCTTTGATACCGAGGCGGGATCGGCCAGTGCCGTCGATCCTCAAAGCTCACAACAGATTCAAGTCACCACCCTGGATCAGGCTGTGAGCGAGCCGATCAGTTTTATAAAGATGGACCTGGAGGGCTGGGAACTGCAGGCGCTGCAAGGGGCCAGAATACACATTCAAGATGACCGGCCCAGCCTGGCCATCGCCGTCTATCATCAGGCAGCGGATTTCCGCAGGATATTTGATTACGTCACCGGCTTATACCCAGATTATCAGGTCTATCTTCGCCACTATACTGAAGGTTGGTCTGAGACCATCATGTATTTCATACCGGCGAACATTAAGCAGAATTAA